One genomic region from Pelecanus crispus isolate bPelCri1 unplaced genomic scaffold, bPelCri1.pri SCAFFOLD_172, whole genome shotgun sequence encodes:
- the LOC142596892 gene encoding secretory carrier-associated membrane protein 3-like, which produces MAQRGGPAVLPDNPFQDPAALQPRPGPERAALDAYNPFESSAPPPPYQAPSAAPSPLPSAGMAPPQAAAQPPRKTSPTEPRNYGSYGTQASAAAATAELLKRQEELNRKAEELDRRERELQNAALGGAATRLNNWPPLPSFCPVKPCFYQDIPVEIPADFQKTVSTMYYLWMASTIALFLNFLSSLAWFCVDPSSGSGFGLSILWALLYTPCSFVCWYRPMYKAFRSDSSFNFFVFFFVFFAQNVVYVLQAIGIPNWGFSGWILSLIALRTNTAVAVMMILVSLFFTAVAVLGIIMLKKIHSLYRRTGASFQKAQEEFAAGVFSNQAVRTAAANAAAGAATNAFRAP; this is translated from the exons ATGGCCcagcgcggcggccccgcggtgCTGCCCGACAACCCCTTCCAG GACCCGGCGGcgctgcagccccggcccggTCCCGAGCGCGCGGCGCTGGACGCCTACAACCCCTTCGAGAGCAGCGCG ccgccgccgccgtaCCAGGCCCCGTCGGCGGCTCCGTCGCCCCTGCCATCGGCCGGCATGGCCCCGCCGCAGGcggccgcgcagcccccgcggaAAACCAGCCCCACGGAGCCCCGGAACTACGGCTCCTACGGCACGCAG GCCTCGGCGGCAGCCGCCactgctgagctgctgaagcGGCAGGAGGAGCTGAACCGGAAGGCGGAGGAGCTGGACCGGCgggagagggagctgcagaACGCGGCCCTCGGCGGCGCTGCAA cGAGGCTGAACAACTGGCCCCCGTTGCCGTCCTTCTGCCCGGTGAAGCCTTGCTTCTACCAAGACATCCCTGTGGAGATCCCTGCTGACTTCCAGAAGACCGTTTCCACCATGTATTACCTCTGGATGG CCAGCACCATTGCTCTCTTCCTGAACTTCTTGTCCTCGCTGGCCTGGTTCTGTGTGGACCCCTCGTCCGGTTCTGGGTTCGGCCTCTCCATTCTCTGGGCTCTCCTCTACACACCCTGCTCCTTTGTCTGCTGGTATAGGCCGATGTACAAAGCTTTCAG GAGTGACAGTTCGTTCAACTTCTTTGTCTTCTTCTTCGTCTTCTTTGCCCAGAACGTGGTGTACGTGCTGCAGGCGATTGGCATACCAAACTGGGGATTCAG CGGCTGGATATTGAGCCTGATAGCACTGCGGACGAACACAGCCGTGGCTGTGATGATGATTCTGGTGTCCTTGTTCTTCACAGCAGTGGCTGTGTTGGGCATCATTATGCTGAAAAAG ATCCACTCTCTGTACCGCCGGACGGGCGCCAGCTTCCAGAAAGCGCAGGAGGAGTTTGCTGCGGGGGTCTTCTCCAACCAGGCGGTGCGCACCGCGGCGGCCAACGCTGCTGCGGGTGCCGCCACCAATGCCTTCCGGGCACCCTAG